Proteins encoded together in one Lathyrus oleraceus cultivar Zhongwan6 chromosome 5, CAAS_Psat_ZW6_1.0, whole genome shotgun sequence window:
- the LOC127086126 gene encoding protein trichome birefringence-like 42, which yields MPLTFHLGSLILLASLFLWTVSPFPIQQQQQQPCDYSQGNWIIDHSTLYDPSKDCPFIGQGFDCLKNGRTDKDYLNYRWKPSSCNLPRFDGGKFLEIYKGKKILFVGDSISNNMWQSLTCLLHIAIPNSNYTLTQQTKELTVFSFPEYEASIMWLKNGFLVDLVHDKEKGRILRLDTISTGNQWKGFDVLIFNTYHWWTHIGKSQTWDYFQVGNELIKEMDHLEAFKIGLSTWAKWVDSNIDPSKTRVLFQGIAASHVDVKGCLRQTKPDEGPMPPYPGVDIVKNIISKMEKPVELLDITLLTQLRRDGHPSIYTGRGESYVDCSHWCLAGVPDTWNEMLYAALLETSI from the exons ATGCCACTCACATTCCACCTTGGTTCTCTCATACTACTTGCCTCTCTATTTCTATGGACGGTGTCACCTTTtcccattcaacaacaacaacaacaaccatgTGATTACTCTCAAGGCAACTGGATCATTGATCATTCTACTCTCTATGATCCTTCCAAAGATTGCCCTTTCATTGGTCAAGGATTTGATTGCCTCAAAAATGGCAGAACTGACAAGGATTACCTCAACTATAGATGGAAACCCTCTTCTTGTAACCTTCCAAG GTTTGATGGTGGGAAGTTTTTGGAAATATACAAAGGAAAGAAGATATTGTTTGTGGGAGATTCCATTAGCAACAACATGTGGCAATCATTAACTTGTTTGCTTCACATTGCAATCCCAAACTCTAATTATACCTTAACACAACAAACTAAAGAACTCACTGTGTTCTCATTTCCG GAATATGAAGCTTCAATCATGTGGTTGAAAAATGGGTTCTTAGTGGATTTGGTTCATGATAAAGAAAAAGGAAGAATTTTGAGGTTGGACACAATTAGCACTGGGAACCAATGGAAGGGTTTTgatgttttgatttttaataCCTATCATTGGTGGACTCATATTGGAAAATCTCAAAC ATGGGATTACTTTCAAGTTGGGAATGAGTTAATTAAGGAGATGGATCATTTGGAAGCATTTAAGATTGGATTAAGCACTTGGGCCAAATGGGTTGATTCCAACATTGATCCCTCAAAGACTAGAGTTTTGTTTCAGGGAATTGCTGCTTCTCATGTTGA CGTAAAGGGGTGCTTGAGACAAACAAAACCGGATGAAGGACCAATGCCACCTTATCCTGGTGTAGACATTGTAAAGAACATTATAAGTAAAATGGAGAAGCCGGTAGAGCTGTTGGACATCACTTTGCTGACACAGTTAAGGAGGGATGGTCACCCGTCTATCTACACAGGTCGCGGCGAAAGCTATGTGGACTGCAGTCACTGGTGTCTGGCCGGTGTTCCTGATACTTGGAATGAAATGTTGTATGCTGCTCTTCTTGAAACTAGTATTTGA